cccaagccagagagTTCTAGGTTGTGGAAgccgtgtctaagcctggtcagtggctttagatcactgttcaactggtggcagcctaccttgaaagAGCagcgtgctcctagatttggaATCGGCGCAATcactctactgagggtagatcccaggtaAGCATAGAGTCACCCCCATTTCGTCAAACCTCGCCAAAGGTCTAACCAGGAAAGAAAAGCCAAGCCCAACAAATCAGTTTAGGCATGTACATATCTACAACCATGCCTCTtcataccagttgcagcggagtggcagtaggagagagggcatgctctcaccgcttgcctgtgggcttcccaccagcacctggtgggccactgtgtgaaactggatgctggactagatgggcctccttgggcctgatccagcacagcaggGCTTTCATATGTTCTAACCAATCTGATTTCAAAGCACACAGCAAGCTAcaccagatctcctcctcctcctcctccttatattCTTGTTAACTATTTAAGGATAAACAAGCTATTTAACACCCTCCAGCGTCTCCTTCTCTTGCAAGCAAGCACCAACTCACTAACCTGCTGGCTTCCCCATGGTGCAACGAGCCTCAATGCTCGAACCAGCCAGTCCCTGTCACTCCCCATACAGCAACCTCTCAAGCAGTCCCTGATAACCATCTCTTTGATTCCAATACCCCACTCGCCCCAGAGCACCTGTGAAGGAACAAGGCCTAGACCTTCTgagtttgggttgttgttttttttgcaaaTAAGCCCACTTAAATGAATTGTAAACCTGCATTGATTTTTGTGCTTACAAACCCCGTCTTCCTTGTAAAAGGGAAGTTAGTCTCTGTGTAGGGTAAAAGTTCAGTTtggttgtttggtttggtttgatttgatttctataccgcccttccaaaaatggctcagggcagtttacacagagaaataataaacaagatggatccctgtccccaaagggctcacaatctaaaaagaaacacaagagagacaccatcagcagtcactggaggggtgctgtgctggatgtggatagggccagttactctccccctgctaaataaaagagaatcaccacattaaaaggtacctctttgccaagttagcagttgtgTTATTCTTGTTTCACTTCCAGTTTGGGCAAATCTATCAGTTGGGCTTTGGAggagaaaatgattttaaattatggAGGGAATGTTTTGTTGAGTTCTGACTGGCTGAACTAAGTAACTGATGTGATGGAAGAAGTGTATATATTGGGAAAGCTTGAGAGGGATAGAGAGCAGTGGCATTGGAGAAGTTCAGTCTGGAGCTGTCTGCTAAAAAGAGCTGGAGTCCAGTTGAGTCAGACTGAGCGAGTCTAAGAGCTGGCAAAAGgcgactggagagagagaaacttggaAAGAAAAGCTGGCAaaagaaacctgggagagaacTAGGGAAGCAGAATACTGGTGGCTGCTGGAGACTGCTGGAGTTGCCCATCCAGCAAACCAGGactttgagctgaaatcactgaaagcAGGGGAGTAGCCAAGCTGGATTGAGCCAGACCTgtgctatagggatgtgcatggaaccggctggcccggttcagtttgagtccgaaatggactcgaacctgactgggccagttcagtccggcaccccagaatgccccccctTCAATTCGGGGGGAGCTCGCGAACGTATTTCAgtgtaaaaaaatatatatttttaacttactCCCTtccggggagttgctggaggcggcgGTGGGGCCGGGttcgcagaggttccccctccccctgccgactTTCCTTATGCCCCCCTCTGGCTGGTGTGGTTAGCTGTTCAACCTTCTCTGCTTGGCGtcgcggccattttggaggccacgggCCTGTGggattggcctctgcgtggcccaggAGCTGTAggaaaacatctgcaggagggcctcagCTGAACCTCCTCCATTAGAAGCATCTCTTAACATTCAACATTATGCATAGCACATCCTGGCAGCAGGAAACTTAGAGCCAACCAGTTCAATAGACTCCTTGGGTAAATGTTTcatgaaatgcaaaataaaagaggGTCTTAAGTGAGTTCTGTCGGCAATTTCTTTTCCACTCTTTGGTTAATTTGTGTCCAATTGCTTTTAACGTAACAACATAGCCATCAAATAAGGGGGAAACCTAATAAATCCCTTGTTTGCATTTCCACAATTTCTTCTCATTAGATCTCCTTAAGACTCCTTTTCTATCCCAGGTTCTGACTAGTTTTCTCGCTTTCTCCCAGCAGGTGATACTTTGGAGGGCGAAAGTAAGGGAAACCCCAGCAGAAGATTGTTAGGAGCTGCCAGATGTAAAAAGAGGAAACAACAGAGACTAACAACAGGAGCAAAATAGAAGAACAGAAATGGATCTTCTGTTTCTTAGGAtcgaattttttaaaaatgaagaaagaaagagaaagaagctcTCCGCGTAGGAAAAGATTCAGTTTTGAAGCAAGCTTTCAACTTCAGCGGGAAATGCACGCAgaggagaaaccacataaatgcttggagtgtggaaagagcttcagccagaaagGACATCTTGTTATAcactatagaacccacactggagagaaaccatataaatgcttggagtgtggaaagagcttcagtgaaagtggacatcttactatacaccataggacccacactggagagaaacctcataaatgcttggagtgtggaaaaggcTTCAGCACAAATGGACATCTTACTATACACCATagaatccatactggagagaaaccacataaatgcttggagtgtggaaagagcttcattaaaAATGAACATCTTACTctacatcaaagaattcacactggggaaaaaccacataaatgcttggaatgtggaaagagcttcagacagaGAGGAAATCttactatacaccatagaacccacactggggagaaaccacataaatgcttggagtgtggaaagagcttcagcacaagtggaagtcttactgtacaccatagaacccacactggggagaaaccacataaatgctttgagtgtggaaagagtttcagccagTGTGGAGCTCTTTCTCTACATCAtaaaacccacactggggagaaaccctataaatgcttggagtgtggaatgaggttCAGTGAGAGGGGAGATCTTAATAAACACCATAGGacgcacacaggggagaaaccctatgaatgcttagaatgtggaaagagattcagtgAGAGGGGAGCTCTTAATAAACAccagagaacccatactggagagaaaccacataaatgtttggactgtggaaaaagcttcagccagaggGGAACTCTTAAGTTACACCTCaggatccacactggggagaagccacataaatgcttagaatgtggaaagagcttcagcacgagggGATACCTTActaaacacaataaaacacacaATGGAGAAAAACCACATAAGTGtgttgagtgtggaaagagcttcagcatgagaGGAGATCTTACTAAACACCATAGAACTCACACtagggagaaaccacataagtgttttgagtgtggaaagagcttcagcatgagtggacatctgaaggaccaccatagaacccacactggggagacaccatataaatgcttggagtgtggaaagagcttcagcacgagtggaaagcttactgtacaccacagaacccacactggagagaaagctcataaatgcttggtgtgtggaaagacTTTCAGCCAGAGTCAACATCTTAATACACACCTTAgaactcacactggagagaaaccacataaatgcttgaagtgtggaaagagcttcagccagagtggagatcTCAATAGacatcacagaacccacactggagagaaaccacataagtgcctggagtgtggaaaaagcttcagcacgagtggataTCTAACTATACAccagagaacccacactggggagaatccaaataaatgcttggagtgtggaaagatctTCAGCACGAGTGGAAGCCTTACtgcacaccatagaacccacactggggagaggccacataaatgcctgcagtgtggaaagggcttcagccagagtggacatcttaatagacACCTTAGAACctgttggagatacagctccagTAGCCTTGACTCTGTGCAGCGTCCATCTTATGCCTCACTGGGTGCATTaggagaagaaaaaggaagcaaGGGACTCCTTTCCTTGTAGCTTTCGGCTACCATGATTGCTAGACTGATATTCTTACATAGGGAGCAacaattgtcccctttactaagcagggtcctccctagtttgcatttgaatgggagactatggggctattcacacgattgtggAAAATCAGGCTAACCTCCGCTAatccgattttctacaatcgtgagaaccaccgggcttgtctgtgagccctgtggttctttagtgggtaacccgctgaagaagcccgccccttaaactggttttgcagagtgagcgctccacaaacctgtttttgtttttttaaaattgtgagtagccgcggtgcgtcTTTTTGCCGTGGTTACTCACGAGTAACTGAtttagagaagatcaaacagagatggaaggagtgtaCTGCaaatctgtacagtagggatgtcaacatctagaagatattccctacttccAAGAACCTCTAGAACAAgcagatgaagttagatcagcactctggtcattaccatgTCGGAAGGctacagtcaaggctctaaccaaactatgccagcaaatttggagaacgccacagtggccagtagattggaagaggtcagtctacgtACCCATACCCAAGAAAGGAGACTTagcagattgtgcaaaccatcacacaatatccttaattccacctgctagcaaaataatgctcaggatcatccaatgcagattagaaccctatgtggaaagggaagtgttggatgttcaagctggtttcagaaaaggctgaggaacaagagacatcattgctgatgcccgctggataattgagaaagccaaagaataccagaaagaagttagTATGTGCTTGATTGActgcagaaaagccttcgattacgtcgaccatgtcaagttgtggaatatccttaggaaaatgggcatcccagaacatctcattgttctcatgagaaacctatacacaggataggaagccacagtccagacggaacatggtgaaacagactggttctagatcggcaaaggagtaagacaaggccgtctactttctccttctttattcaacttatatgcggaacatatactgagagaagctggattggaagaagatgagcatggttttaaagctggaggaagaaacatcaataacctgtgctacgctgacgACAACACTGTGATAGtggagaatgcagatgatctgcaagctctagtaatgaaagtcatggagcacagtgaaaaaatgtgactacaactaaatgtcaaaaagactaaactaatgacaatgggtacagcaaccagcctcagaattgacaatgaagacattgaagtggtggatagcttctgccttttaggatcaaccgtcaagGATCCcatagtcaagaaatatgccgcagactagcacttggtagggttgcagtgaagggctttgaaagcatatttagatgccgtgacgtgtctacacctacaaagattagaatagtttggactatggttttccctgtgacgcACTCTAGATGTGAAGGCTGGAttgtgaagaagcaagatagaaaaagcattgacgcttttgaacttgggtgctggagaagacctttgaggataccatgaacagccaggaaaacaaaccaatggatcctagaacaaatcaatccagaattctcactcgaggcacaaatgaccaggctcaaactaattCCTGGAGTCTGGCCAGCTCCAGAGTTAATTAGAGTAAGTATGAATATGTGAGTGAATGAGATACATCCTGTTATGGTAATGTGGATTTTTGTCTTCATGGCTGCCACTATGACTTTTGCCATCATTATTAGTCACTGGCACTGCTGCCAGTGCTGAATATATTTACCTTGGGGAACCCTTGTGTAGTGACCAGCtttccctccctctaaagagttaactggaagtgagccCTGTCTTGACGTTacaagctggtgaactccagggctcagccaatcagcataccaGGTGGGTGAGACCTAGAGAGCTGTGGCCAGGAAGAAGGGAATTTTTTGTGACAAGAAGCTTGgttgcacaggaggacatgtggtcatggaggatggctgcaggagaatgactctccagatccttgaaagacaggaggaccgtaagcttgaattctcatccagagtttggtgagttcaaagcAATGAGCCAGGGACTGGGCTTTGCGAAGATTAATTTAAGGAAAggttttagtcagactttgcattagaatttctgcTTCTTTGGTGTGTTCTTTGTATATCCCCGATACTGTTCTAGTagtgtttacctgcaatgtaatttaaaataagaaacactatgCTATGCCCAACCCTTCCTAGGGTGTTGTAAGAAACTCTATAAAAATTTAagcgtgcctaagacaacctgtttttgtaacctaagtattgatgagtgtatctaagaaagctagaagcctccgatggaagcagtctgtagtaattgaataaaactggtttttttttagttcttttctttttacaaacctCTCCAAGtaggtttttaactcaggaaaaagtggggggcaatgggggggtttctctggtgcaaacatatcctcagatgttcagcagctatcagtttttctcatcccatgtaagctaacatgtggaaggttttttgtatttgcccaatacccagttacaaagggaccttggattacagcacccaatccactggtttGGTTCTCTacatgttttattgtgtgttgtgGCAGcgttttgaacctaccaataagacagaatagttttaggagaagcctagccaggcagctcagcagggatgattcagcatttctttccctcacgtgagcttgctctgaaacaaaggctttaatttgctacACCTTACCTAAAAGTTATATACATTAACGGCAATATTATATTGGGTCTCCCTGATCTCCCTCCCTCTAAAGATCTGGTAGTGGAGAAAACCTCATGCCTGTATAACATAGGTTAGGATGAGATAAAGTGACTGACTCGAGGTCATCCCctgagcttcatggctgtgtggaaggatttgaactcaggcctctcCAATCCTAGTCAACTCCCTCTTCACTCTCCTCTTATTAGcctcctttaggaacataggaagctgccacataccgagtcagaccattggtctatctagctcagtattgtcttcacagactggcagcggcttctccaaggttgcaggcaggagtctctctcagccctgtcagggagggaactgggaaccttctgttcttcccagagcggctccctcccctaaggggaatatcttccagtgctcacacttctagtctcccgttcatatgcaaccagggtggaccctgcttagctaaagggacaagtcatgcttgctaccacaaatccaactctcctctctagtaggcttatgagctcacccagcattctgtgtgtgtgtccgtgtgtcccccccgctatcaactttgcagtgcaaggaccaatatgaaccaaattaggtacagttgtagggacgcatagggacacctcaacagcatagtttgtgatgatgtcatctacctccaattcaagatggcggacgtgtgagcatctgaggcacaagcgggttAATTTCTGGACTGGACtctctaacccatttgaaccaaattacgtacagctggagtgagggacacacagggacacctcagtggcatagtttgtgatgatgtcattaacaccgattcaagatggcggatgcgtaaacttttgaggcgcaagtgggctaacttgtgaaccgcttaacctatttgaaccaaatttgctgcagctgtatggACACCTAGTGataccccaatggtgtagtttctgGTGATGTCATTcgccccgatccaagatggtggatgcgtgaacttttgaggtgcaggtgtactaacttgaggactgttgaaccgatttgaactaaatttggtacagttgtagtgagtgacacacagggacaccacaatggtgtagttggtaatgatgtcatctatcctaatccaagatagtggacacattaacatttgaggtgcaagagatctaacttgtggacctcgatttgaaccaaatttggtccagttgtagagacagtgaaaggaaagtaggctgattagttcttactagaacaacttgtttatctaTCAATTGgtcttatttttctatgcaaacagctttgagaacttctagAGTTCTCTAATCCCAGGTATAATTAGCAAACGTATAACTTGAAGCCACGTGCATTATTTTAAAGCAGATGATGTTTGACTACAAGtgccatcaccccctgccacaaaccAAGGTCAGTCGTGAGTGGCGCATCTGTGTGGGCCACTTTGTGGGGAGATGGTGGGGCTCCAACTTTTCTCTGGACTCAGCTGCCTGACCCACCAGCAGCCTACTGGGatctgagccttttttggaaaggTCGTATATAATACTAAATCTGGGCAAAGCATGTAGAGTTaagcagcagccagtggccaGGTAATTGGGGTGGGTGCAAAATCAGGTGTGAAAAATGGGTACTGGATCAGCCCTCCCTTCTCTCCGTCTTGGCAGCAGAGCTCGCAGCTGGTGTTAGGGGAAAACGGTGCTCGTGGGGGACCCTCCTTGGCTGGAGAGGCGAGaagagcagagggctggactagatggcctttgaGGTTCCTCCCAACCCTAAAATCTCCATTTTGAAAGCAAAGCCACACGTTGCATTAgtaattaagtgtgtgtgtgtgtgtgtgtgcatttgaatgAAAATATTTCAGATAATGGAAACATTTAATGTAGCTTCTAAGACCACCGAACGTGGTTTTCatttagagaagagagaaaggagcCAGCCGTGAAGCCAGCGAGTATTGCATAGTGTCCAAACAGGAAAGCAGAGTCTCGAAAGAGCCTCTaaactaataaaacaaaacaaaacgaaatgaaataaaaatagcaGAAGGAAGAGATGTTGAAGACGTCTCTCCTTCCAATAGAGATGAGGGCCAGGCATGAATCTAAAGGCGTCGTCTGCCAGAACTCCACCTCAAAGGGATCCTTCTGGGTTCAACAAAatccatttccaggaagctcaGCAAAGGCTGGAGGCAGTCCAAGAACTCCGGCGATGCCACTTTCCACGCCTGAAGTGTGACTCCCCAAGTCCGGAACTGCAAAGGGCTGCCTGTGTGTTCCTCCCCACCCGCAGACTGTGAGAAAACAGGAAACCTTTCCAGGCTGGTAGACCAGGCTGATGCGCCTAAGTGTCCATACTATAACCATGATGGCTCCCAAGTGCAGCATAGCTGTAGACGTTTTGCCTCTAGGTGGCTGAAGTAGTCTAGTGTATTCTGCttgctgagcatgctcagtcgCGATTTCTGCTTTGCAAGCTCCAGCCCGTCGCTAGCAGAGGGAGGCTTGAGTGTCGGTCCCGCAATAAATCCACGAGACATAACCCTGCTTGGACCCCAAAGGTACGTGCATGTTTTGCACCCTACTTCTTGCAATGACTCTAGACGTGATTTCCTGGATCCCCTTGTGGTGGGGCTGCAAGGTATTGCTGGCTAGTAAGCAATATCATCTGGCTACCAagctctacccccccccccatctgctccTTGCCCCACACCACCAGGGGGGCCGGGCGGGACAGAGCGGGGAGCCCAGGGTCACCTCCCGTGCCTTGGGTGGCCCCTGCTCTCTGCACCCTCCTCCGCTGGGCTCAGACCTGCCCTCCTTTTTCCATGCATGAATTggcttctttgctaagcagggtccaccctggtttgcgcTTGAATGGGACACGACATGTGCGCATGGCAAGATatccttcttaggggatggggccgctctgggaagagcatctgcttgcttgcatgcagaaggtcccatgttccctccctggcagcatctccaagacagggctgggagagactcctgcctgcaaccttggagaagctgctgccagtctgggtaggcaatgctgagcttgctggaccaagggtctgactcggtagaaggcagcttcctgcgtccCGATATCCCCTGTGCTGGGATGAgccctggggcgggggggcagataCTTCTCTACACCTGTCCCTTGCAGGATCTTGGAAAGGTTTCCCTTTCCCCTGGCTTTCAGCATCTGCTGAAGTGGTTTGCCACCCAGAAAAGCTCATGCAATTTtcagccatctcctcctcctatcATTTAGtcttggaagagagctggtcttgtagtagcaagcatgacttgtcccttagctaagcagggtctgccctggttgcatatgaatgggagacatgatgtgtgaggactggaagatagtctcctgaggggaaggagccgctctgggaagagcagaaggttccaagttccctccctggcagcatctccaagatagggctgagagagagtcctgcctgcaaccttggagaagccgctgccagtctgtgaagacaatactgagctagatggaccaagggtctgactcagtatatggcagcttcttgtgttccgaTATCCCCTGGGCTGGGatgagccctggggcagcagcagcagggggctgggagaagctgggctcCCTTCCCCGGACCAGACGCAGCGTCCTTTGCAGCTGATCTCCAGCAGGCCTGCTGCTCTGGCGGGCTGGCTGCAgagggcagtggccaggagggggcCAGGGGCTTTGGGCTGCTCCTTCCGCCCAGCGACTTCAGGGCCCACTGcagaagggcagggcaggaggggcaggaaaggcagcagggagcaggcaggCCGTGGCCAGTGCCGGGAGCGAAGACCACTGCCCACCATCCCAGGATTCTTGCCTGCCCGGCCACATGGGTCAGGACGCCTGGCTTGGGCTGCCCAGCTGCTCCCTCCCGCCTGCCACATTTCCAAGAAGGCAAGGAAGGGCGTCTCTGGCATAGAAAGCAGGCAAGAAGAgtgaggaacctaggaagctgccacatactgagtcagaccattggtccatctagctcagtatggtcttcacagactggcagcggcttctcccaggttgcaggcaggaatctctctctcagcccgatcttggagttgctgccagggagggaacttggaaacctgctgttcccagagcggcaggAGAATCCCTGCAGGTGCCCTgcttaactgagcagagaggcaccttttaaatgcgGTGGTGCTCTttattgagtgggggggggggagaaccgctggccctctccatccccagcaccgcatccctcccgtggctgtggctggtgtttgTCTTGtgttggtttccccccccccttccagattgtgagtcctttggggacagggcggcatattattattattattattattattattattattacatttatatcccgctcttcctccaaggagcccagcataCAACTCCATGGAAAACTAATCAAAACTTAAAATTACAACTGAACACCGTCTTCAGATTGCTTATCTTTACAACTGGTGCACGGGCCACTTCCGGTATTGTGTTGACCAGggcagctggttccgtgcacacctgcAACTGAAAGaaatcgtgcctctgaggctggaaatgcctctgggaagcccacaggcaagagatgagggcatgccctctctcctgctgtcgctcccctgaaactgggatACAGAGTGATGAAGGGAAATTCCTCTATCCGctttcacctagttgtgtaacctacatcatcatcatcatcatcatcatcatcatcatcatcatcatcatcattattatcattttacatttttatccctccaaggagcccagagtggtgtactacatacttgagtttctctttcacaacagccctgtgaagtaggttaggctgagagagaagtgactggcccagagtcacccagctagtttcatggctgaagggggacttgaactcgggtctccccggtcctagtctagccgctaatcccatgtgtggtagctctcgcgggagttcgcaagtgagctgccgccagtgggagaggaaagcggcagcaCTGGTGGGCGAAGCTGGAAACaagatggtggtggggagtgaagaaaatgggcgggtggggggaaactagaagcacagatgcgctgcgcctggcccagctagtgtgtgtgtgtgtgtgtaaatataaaatattatatattttagaTGCAGAGACGAATGTTtatgtggtataaaaatgtaataaataa
The genomic region above belongs to Hemicordylus capensis ecotype Gifberg chromosome 16, rHemCap1.1.pri, whole genome shotgun sequence and contains:
- the LOC128338532 gene encoding oocyte zinc finger protein XlCOF6-like; translation: MKKERERSSPRRKRFSFEASFQLQREMHAEEKPHKCLECGKSFSQKGHLVIHYRTHTGEKPYKCLECGKSFSESGHLTIHHRTHTGEKPHKCLECGKGFSTNGHLTIHHRIHTGEKPHKCLECGKSFIKNEHLTLHQRIHTGEKPHKCLECGKSFRQRGNLTIHHRTHTGEKPHKCLECGKSFSTSGSLTVHHRTHTGEKPHKCFECGKSFSQCGALSLHHKTHTGEKPYKCLECGMRFSERGDLNKHHRTHTGEKPYECLECGKRFSERGALNKHQRTHTGEKPHKCLDCGKSFSQRGTLKLHLRIHTGEKPHKCLECGKSFSTRGYLTKHNKTHNGEKPHKCVECGKSFSMRGDLTKHHRTHTREKPHKCFECGKSFSMSGHLKDHHRTHTGETPYKCLECGKSFSTSGKLTVHHRTHTGEKAHKCLVCGKTFSQSQHLNTHLRTHTGEKPHKCLKCGKSFSQSGDLNRHHRTHTGEKPHKCLECGKSFSTSGYLTIHQRTHTGENPNKCLECGKIFSTSGSLTAHHRTHTGERPHKCLQCGKGFSQSGHLNRHLRTCWRYSSSSLDSVQRPSYASLGALGEEKGSKGLLSL